One genomic window of Parasteatoda tepidariorum isolate YZ-2023 chromosome 9, CAS_Ptep_4.0, whole genome shotgun sequence includes the following:
- the LOC107445235 gene encoding glutamate [NMDA] receptor subunit 1-like: MSSVKDIKIAVIPKFNIFDAKRDANGTILEIGGYESKVLPLLSRALNCKLQVVIPEDEQWGSELGNGNWTGAMGMLQRNEADLALSRITITYERAQVGWPSFPYDFQNIVFVTRLPSVTSTKMSFLYPFDPKLWFIVLAVYILMPVLCRFLLKYRYPWQDNVFNVVQLVLHQSPDYSKVSDYGGRLLIFSFIAGSTILSMGYNSVILSVLTVPPKQPGLETISQLAKAVENGAIKAFATKGSFIVQYLLSSNIDSVRYIGETAKANAWEVAANDAMTRKVLFDDGDAFVTPDYYVKSRWGPQLLFSKESFGFMYVAIFANKNFCCKSELDMFVQRLFAAGIYNKIMGDFSFRLQLKQQSSVNRNDNDIMTLTFWKLSEAFIVLGIGLSVSFIVWICELLFEKFGFRTM, encoded by the coding sequence atgtcttCTGTGAAAGATATCAAAATAGCTGTTATTCcgaagtttaatatttttgacgcTAAACGAGATGCCAATGGAACTATTTTAGAAATAGGTGGATATGAAAGCAAAGTTCTGCCCCTTTTATCTCGAGCTTTGAATTGCAAACTACAAGTCGTTATTCCTGAAGACGAGCAATGGGGATCGGAATTAGGGAATGGCAACTGGACCGGAGCTATGGGCATGCTGCAACGAAATGAAGCTGATTTAGCTTTATCCAGAATAACCATCACGTATGAAAGAGCCCAAGTTGGATGGCCTTCTTTTCCAtacgattttcaaaatattgtgtttGTTACCAGGCTACCGAGTGTAACTTCTACAAAAATGTCATTCCTTTATCCTTTCGATCCTAAACTGTGGTTTATCGTCTTggctgtttatattttaatgcctGTTCTCTGCCGGTTTCTTCTTAAATACAGATATCCATGGCAGGATAATGTCTTCAATGTCGTGCAACTTGTTCTGCACCAGTCACCGGATTACTCAAAAGTTTCCGACTACGGTGGCAGGCTtcttattttttcgtttattgccGGATCTACTATACTTTCCATGGGCTACAACTCTGTTATTTTGTCCGTTTTGACTGTTCCACCAAAACAGCCTGGATTAGAGACGATTTCGCAGTTGGCGAAGGCAGTTGAAAACGGAGCCATCAAAGCTTTCGCCACGAAAGGTTCATTTATTGTGCAGTACCTATTAAGTAGCAATATTGATTCAGTTCGATATATTGGTGAAACAGCTAAAGCTAATGCCTGGGAAGTCGCTGCTAACGATGCTATGACCAGAAAGGTTCTTTTTGATGACGGTGACGCTTTCGTAACGCCAGATTATTACGTTAAATCACGTTGGGGGcctcaacttttattttcaaaagagagTTTTGGATTTATGTATGTTGCTATATTTGCTAACAAGAACTTTTGCTGTAAGAGTGAACTTGATATGTTTGTTCAACGTTTATTTGCGGCAggaatttataacaaaataatggGTGACTTTTCCTTCCGTTTACAGCTTAAACAGCAGTCTTCTGTTAACAGAAATGATAATGATATAATGACTTTGACTTTTTGGAAATTGTCAGAAGCATTTATTGTCTTAGGTATTGGACTTTCGGTTTCATTCATTGTATGGATATGTGAATTACTCTTTGAAAAGTTTGGTTTTCGGACtatgtaa